The Kaistella daneshvariae genomic sequence TTGGAATATCTTATCGCTGTAGATAAATTTAAGCACTTCGGAAATGCGGCACAAGCCTGCTTTATTACGCAGCCCACTTTGAGTGCGATGATTCAGAAATTTGAGGAAGAGCTGGATGTGAAAATTTTCGACCGTACTACGCATCCCATCCGCACCACGGATGTTGGCGCGCAGCTGATCATCGAAGCAAAAAAAGTGGTAGATGCCATCAACGAATTAAAGACCAAAGCGAATGACCTGAACAATGTGCTTGCAGGAAATTTAAACCTCGGTATCATCCCTACGGTTTCCGGCTCCATCTTGCCGTCTGAAATTTTTGATTTTTTAAAAAATCATCCAAAGATTCAGCTGAATGTGAAGGAAATGACGACCGACAATATTATCAAAGCTTTGAAATCGGGAGAACTAGACGCGGGAATTATTTCCACACCTTATACCGCGGCAGACGAATTTTACCATGATTTTCTTTTCAACGAAGAACTGATGCTTTATTCAGCTGAAATTAGTGACGAGCAGAAAGAAGACAGTTTTGTGATACCAGAAAAAATAGATGTGCATAAAGTCTGGCTTTTGGAAGAAGGAAACTGCCTGCGTACGCAGTTTGAAAATATCTGCGAGTTACGCGAGAACACCGTTGCGCCTAAAAATCTGGAGTTTGTAGCCTCGAATATAACCACATTGGTGCAACTTGTGGACAAATTAGGCGGCATCAGTATTTTGCCGGAACTTGCAATTGATCAGCTTTCCGACAGGCAGAAAGAAAAAGTAAAACGCTTCCGCAAACCTTTTCCGTATCGGGAAATCTCGATGATTTACTACAAACCTACTTACAAACAGAAGATTTTGGATGAAATGATTCAGTTTATCGCAGACTCGCTGAAGACAAAACTGAATTTTAATGAGAATCCAAA encodes the following:
- a CDS encoding hydrogen peroxide-inducible genes activator, with amino-acid sequence MNIQQLEYLIAVDKFKHFGNAAQACFITQPTLSAMIQKFEEELDVKIFDRTTHPIRTTDVGAQLIIEAKKVVDAINELKTKANDLNNVLAGNLNLGIIPTVSGSILPSEIFDFLKNHPKIQLNVKEMTTDNIIKALKSGELDAGIISTPYTAADEFYHDFLFNEELMLYSAEISDEQKEDSFVIPEKIDVHKVWLLEEGNCLRTQFENICELRENTVAPKNLEFVASNITTLVQLVDKLGGISILPELAIDQLSDRQKEKVKRFRKPFPYREISMIYYKPTYKQKILDEMIQFIADSLKTKLNFNENPNEFTVIKPQ